Proteins found in one Diorhabda sublineata isolate icDioSubl1.1 chromosome 9, icDioSubl1.1, whole genome shotgun sequence genomic segment:
- the LOC130448725 gene encoding transmembrane protein 222: MEIPESNEMVTEEIDFRKDKYPFCIVWTPIPLLTWLFPFIGHMGIAMSSGVIRDFAGPYYVSEDNMAFGRPTKYWQLRYSLARGGISGWDSGVTEASEIYKTRMHNLCCDNCHSHVATALNLMQYNKSTSWNMVKLAILMLLYSKYVSFTGFLKTWLPFVFIVIVSLTIFLTVR, encoded by the exons atggaaattcCAGAATCAAACGAAATGGTGACCGAAGAAATAGATTTTCGTAAAGACAAATACCCCTTTTGTATCGTTTGGACTCCGATACCTTTATTAACGTGGCTATTTCCATTCATAGGGCATATGGGTATAGCTATGTCTTCAGGTGTTATAAGAGACTTTGCAGGACCATATTATGTGTCTGAAGATAATATGGCATTCGGAAGACCCACAAAATACTGGCAACTTCGATATTCCTTAGCCAGAGGAGGTATTAG TGGATGGGATAGTGGAGTTACTGAAGCTTCAGAAATATACAAAACTAGAATGCATAATTTATGTTGTGACAACTGCCATTCCCATGTAGCAACTGCTCTAAATTTAATGCAGTATAATAAATCTACCAGTTGGAATATGGTGAAATTGGcgattttaatgttattatataGTAAGTACGTTTCATTTACAGGTTTCTTAAAAACCTGGCTGCcatttgtatttattgtaattgttaGTTTAACAATTTTCCTTACTGTTAGATAA
- the LOC130448606 gene encoding MAU2 chromatid cohesion factor homolog, with protein sequence MASSQDAWYLSLLGLAEYFRTSSPPMIKCCIQCLQAVFNFKPPQRVEARTHLQLGNILLTHTKNIDLAKNHLEQAWLLSQSINSFDDVKFEAASVLAELYEQQEQISLSKPILRKAIELSQHNVYWHCRLIFQLAQIHATEKDYTLASSLLGVGVDYAHISNASYTRVLFLLSKGMLLLIDKKLQEVQQVLNQAGHLIETWTGAVYQKEYVKVYFLVLQVCHYLMAGQVKSVKPCLKQLQQSIQTIMASDDVFMGPSAGDMFLWMPKEHLYVLVYLVTVMHSMQAGYMEKAQKYTDKALMQIEKLKIVDNKPILSVFQLMLLEHIIMCRLVMGNKTQALQEISSAAALCKQSPRLLETHGPQLHTLLGLYSMSMNCMEAAEAQFIAALNTSRERELWTFANLNLAIVYLRGKREADFNALHDRINPESLPSHSHSLRAAAYYVQGLQAFFQGRYNEAKRYLRETLKMANAEDLNRLTSCSLVLLGHIFLSLGNSRESMNMVTPAMQLASKIPDVHVQLWASAILKDLNRICGDTQQENESYQRHVNFSQMLLTDHFQASQMPEHNLIMWTHGNFPTDTPTTSNSLI encoded by the exons atggcTTCGTCTCAGGACGCTTGGTATCTTTCTCTATTAGGTTTAGCCGAATATTTCAGGACATCCAGTCCTCCAATGATCAAATGTTGTATTCAATGTTTACAAgctgtttttaattttaaaccgCCGCAAAGAGTTGAAGCAAGAACTCACCTACAACTcggtaatattttattaacacacaccaaaaatatcgatttagCTAAGAATCATTTAGAACAGGCC tggTTATTATCTCAGTCAATTAATTCGTTTGATGACGTGAAGTTTGAAGCCGCCAGCGTTTTAGCTGAATTATACGAACAGCAAGAACAAATATCCCTATCGAAACCAATTTTAAGGAAAGCTATTGAGTTATCACAACATAATGTGTATTGGCATTGTAGATTGATATTCCAACTAGCG CAAATTCATGCAACTGAGAAAGATTATACCCTCGCAAGTAGTTTATTAGGTGTTGGTGTAGATTATGCTCATATTTCAAATGCTTCTTATACAAgagtattatttttgttaagtAAAGGAATG ttattattaattgataaaaaattgcaaGAAGTGCAACAAGTTTTAAACCAAGCCGGACATTTAATTGAGACGTGGACGGGAGCTGTTTATCAAAAAGAATATGTTAaagtatattttcttgttttacaAGTATGTCATTATCTAATGGCTGGTCAAGTTAAAAGTGTTAAACCGTGTTTAAAGCAGCTCCAACAGAGTATACAAACTATTATGGCTTCCGATGATG tttttatggGTCCAAGTGCGGGTGATATGTTTTTATGGATGCCGAAAGAACATTTGTACGTTCTGGTTTATTTAGTCACCGTTATGCATAGTATGCAGGCCGGTTATATGGAAAAAGCCCAAAAATATACTGATAAGGCTTTAATGcagattgaaaaattgaaaa TTGTAGATAATAAACCGATTCTATCAGTATTCCAATTAATGTTATTGGAACATATAATAATGTGTCGTTTAGTAATGGGTAATAAAACGCAAGCTCTACAAGAAATATCATCAGCGGCTGCATTATGCAAACAAAGTCCCCGTCTATTAGAAACTCACGGACCTCAACTACATACTTTATTAGGATTATATTCTATGAGTATGAATTGTATGGAAGCAGCGGAAGCTCAATTTATAGCTGCCTTAAAC aCGTCTAGAGAAAGAGAACTTTGGACATTCGCTAATCTCAATTTGGCTATTGTTTATTTAAGGGGTAAAAGAGAAGCAGATTTTAACGCTTTACATGATAGAATTAATCCGGAAAGTCTTCCTTCGCATTCTCACAGCTTAAGAGCAGCAGCTTATTACGTACAAGGCTTACAAGCTTTCTTTCAAGGTAGATATAATGAAGCAAA gaGATACCTCAGGGAGACGTTGAAAATGGCCAACGCCGAAGACTTAAATAGATTAACGTCATGTTCTTTGGTTCTTCTAGgtcatatatttttatctttggGTAATAGCAGGGAAAGTATGAACATGGTAACGCCTGCTATGCAATTGGCAAGCAAAATACCCGATGTACACGTTCAATTATGGGCTTCGGCTATTCTTAAAG atttGAATCGTATTTGTGGGGATACGCAACAAGAAAACGAATCTTATCAGAGACACGTTAATTTTTCACAGATGTTATTAACAGATCATTTTCAAGCATCTCAAATGCCCGAACATAATCTTATAATGTGGACGCATGGTAATTTCCCAACGGATACTCCAACTACTTCGAATAGTCTCATATAA